A window from Garra rufa chromosome 14, GarRuf1.0, whole genome shotgun sequence encodes these proteins:
- the slc25a36b gene encoding solute carrier family 25 member 36-A, which yields MSQRDTLVHLFAGGCGGTVGAILTCPLEVVKTRLQSSSITLCISEVHLSTVNGASVARVAPPGPLHCLRLILEKEGPRSLFRGLGPNLIGVAPSRAIYFAAYSGAKERLNHVFEPDSTQVHMTSAGIAGFTAITATNPIWLIKTRLQLDARKRGERRMNTFECVRRVYQTDGLRGFYRGMSASYAGISETVIHFVVYESIKRRLLEAKAARHMDGAEDTAKDASDFVGMMLAAATSKTCATSIAYPHEVIRTRLREEGTKYRAFFQSLSLVFREEGYRALYRGLTTHLVRQIPNTAIMMCTYEFVVYLLHG from the exons ATGAGCCAGAGAGACACACTGGTGCATCTGTTTGCTGGAGG ATGTGGAGGCACGGTGGGTGCGATCCTGACCTGTCCTTTAGAGGTGGTGAAGACTAGACTTCAGTCTTCCTCGATAACGCTCTGCATCTCTGAGGTGCATCTGAGCACAGTTAATGGAGCCAGCGTAGCACGTGTGGCCCCTCCGGGGCCCCTTCACTGCCTCAG ATTAATTCTTGAGAAGGAAGGGCCTCGTTCTTTATTTCGGGGCCTAGGGCCCAATCTAATCGGGGTGGCTCCTTCACG GGCCATCTACTTCGCCGCCTATTCCGGTGCAAAGGAGAGACTGAACCATGTGTTTGAACCAGACTCCACGCAGGTGCATATGACATCTGCTGGGATTGCAG GGTTCACGGCCATAACCGCAACCAACCCAATTTGGCTGATTAAGACACGTCTACAATTGGACGCCAG GAAACGTGGGGAGCGTCGCATGAACACATTTGAGTGTGTGCGACGAGTGTATCAGACGGATGGTCTACGTGGGTTTTACCGTGGCATGTCCGCTTCTTACGCGGGCATCTCAGAGACTGTGATTCACTTTGTGGTCTATGAAAGCATAAAACGGCGTCTTTTAGAGGCCAAAGCAGCAAGGCACATGGATGGGGCAGAGGACACAGCCAAGGACGCGTCAGACTTCGTGGGCATGATGCTGGCAGCTGCCACTTCCAAGACCTGCGCCACCTCGATAGCCTATCCACACG AGGTAATCCGTACACGGCTAAGGGAAGAAGGCACCAAGTACCGCGCATTTTTCCAGAGTCTCAGCCTGGTGTTTAGAGAGGAAGGCTATCGAGCTCTTTACCGAGGACTCACCACACATCTGGTCAGACAGATCCCCAATACGGCCATCATGATGTGCACCTACGAGTTCGTCGTCTACCTGCTCCATGGCTAA
- the LOC141285282 gene encoding E3 ubiquitin-protein ligase TRIM47-like, producing MNIQYEDQFSCPVCLDRLKEPVTIPCGHSYCMSCITDCWEQKEQEPPYRCPQCRESFSQRPLLKKNTLIAEMMETLQKTSLQTAAVECDVCTTEKNRAVKSCLQCLASFCQTHLQLHYQSPAFMKHKLVKASRNIQENICLNHGKLLEIYCQDDDQCICCLCTDNHKGHNVVSVDSEWISKKKELKEIKAACQKLIQERERGQQELSEAAKLLKSSAEEAVENIEKVFAELICSLEKKRSEIKEQIRAQEKTEIDRAEKLHKHLDQELTELRKRQTEIEKLLISDDQIHCLKSCQSVCVSPKSEDVPSFTQHTHLSFKDISISAFREVLEDVCQQQTARMYREVSNVHVAQTPEPKTPNAFWKFITVCI from the exons ATGAATAT TCAGTATGAGGATCAGTTCAGCTGTCCAGTCTGTTTGGATCGTCTGAAGGAGCCGGTGACGattccctgtggacacagttactgtatgaGCTGTATTACTGACTGCTGggagcagaaggagcaggagccgCCGTACCGCTGTCCCCAATGCAGAGAGAGCTTCAGTCAGAGACCTCTACTGAAGAAGAACACTCTGATAGCTGAGATGATGGAGACGCTGCAGAAGACGTCCCTGCAAACGGCTGCTGTGGAGTGTGATGTTTGCACTACAGAGAAGAACAGAGCTGTAAAGTCCTGTCTGCAGTGCTTGGCCTCCTTCTGTCAAACTCACCTGCAGCTTCACTATCAATCTCCTGCCTTTATGAAGCACAAACTAGTCAAAGCCTCCAGAAACATTCAGGAGAACATCTGCCTCAATCATGGGAAACTTTTGGAGATTTACTGTCAGGATGATGATCAATGCATTTGTTGCTTGTGTACTGATAATCACAAAGGACACAATGTTGTGTCTGTGGATTCAGAATGGATTAGTAAAAAG AAAGAGTTAAAGGAGATAAAGGCGGCGTGTCAAAAGCTGATCCAGGAGCGAGAGAGAGGTCAACAAGAACTCAGTGAAGCTGCTAAACTTCTTAAA AGTTCAGCAGAAGAGGCCGTGGAGAACATTGAGAAGGTCTTCGCTGAGCTCATCTGCTCTCTGGAGAAGAAACGCTCTGAGATTAAAGAGCAGATCAGAGCTCAGGAGAAGACTGAGATAGATCGAGCAGAGAAACTTCACAAACATCTGGATCAAGAGCTGACAGAACTCAGAAAAAGACAAACAGAGATTGAGAAACTTCTGATTAGTGATGATCAGATCCATTGTCTGAAG AGCTGTCAGTCTGTCTGTGTTTCACCAAAATCTGAAGACGTTCCCAGCTTCACTCAACACACTCATCTGTCTTTTAAAGACATTTCAATCTCAGCATTCAGAGAGGTTTTGGAGGACGTCTGTCAACAGCAAACAGCCAGAATGTATCGAGAAG TGTCAAATGTTCATGTTGCACAGACTCCAGAGCCAAAGACTccaaatgcattttggaaat TTATTACTGTATGCATTTAA
- the LOC141285280 gene encoding E3 ubiquitin/ISG15 ligase TRIM25-like: MAESAVSQYEDQFSCPVCLDRLKEPVTIPCGHSYCMSCITDCWEQKEQEPPYRCPQCRESFSQRPLLKKNTLIAEMMETLQKTSLQTAAVECDVCTTEKNRAVKSCLQCLASFCQTHLQLHYQSPAFMKHKLVDASGHIEENICLNHKKPLDIFCQDDQQCVCYLCMIDSHKNHNVVSVDSEWTSKKNELKEINVACQKLIQERERGQKDLSEAVKLLKSSAEEAVENIEKVFAELICSLEKKRSEIKEQIRAQEKTEIDRAEELHKHLDQELTELRKRQTEIEKLLISDDHLRCLKSCQSVSVLPKFKDVPSFTQHSDLSFKDISISGFREVLEGVCEQQTARISREVSYVHMAKPLEAKTPDDFLQYFSQLHLDPNTVHKKLKLSEDNRKITFSNVVQKYPEHPERFDQFTYIMCREGLYGRCYWEVECSGDNWAVAVCYKGFSRKRKNGACSLGSNKISWRLSCSYFTHDDQQVSIPALSSSRIGVYLDHRAGTLSFYSVSDTMTLLHRVQTTFTEPLYPAFYTYVNSSVRILEQSRAYTID; encoded by the exons ATGGCTGAATCTGCAGTGAGTCAGTATGAGGATCAGTTCAGCTGTCCAGTCTGTTTGGATCGTCTGAAGGAGCCGGTGACGattccctgtggacacagttactgtatgaGCTGTATTACTGACTGCTGggagcagaaggagcaggagccgCCGTACCGCTGTCCCCAATGCAGAGAGAGCTTCAGTCAGAGACCTCTACTGAAGAAGAACACTCTGATAGCTGAGATGATGGAGACGCTGCAGAAGACGTCCCTACAAACGGCTGCTGTGGAGTGTGATGTTTGCACTACAGAGAAGAACAGAGCTGTAAAGTCCTGTCTGCAGTGCTTGGCCTCCTTCTGTCAAACTCACCTGCAGCTTCACTATCAATCTCCTGCCTTTATGAAGCACAAACTAGTCGATGCCTCTGGACACATTGAGGAGAACATTTGTCTCAATCATAAAAAACCTCTGGATATTTTCTGTCAGGATGACCAACAGTGTGTGTGTTACCTGTGTATGATTGACAGTCATAAGAACCACAATGTGGTGTCTGTGGATTCAGAATGGACTAGTAAAAAG AACGAGTTAAAGGAGATAAATGTGGCGTGTCAAAAGCTGATCCAGGAGCGAGAGAGAGGTCAGAAAGATCTCAGTGAAGCTGTGAAGCTCCTTAAA AGTTCAGCAGAAGAGGCCGTGGAGAACATTGAGAAGGTCTTCGCTGAGCTCATCTGCTCTCTGGAGAAGAAACGCTCTGAGATTAAAGAGCAGATCAGAGCTCAGGAGAAGACTGAGATAGATCGAGCAGAGGAACTTCACAAACATCTGGATCAAGAGCTGACAGAACTCAGAAAAAGACAAACTGAGATTGAGAAACTTCTGATTAGTGATGATCATCTCCGTTGTCTGAAG AGCTGTCAGTCTGTGAGTGTTTTACCTAAATTTAAAGACGTTCCCAGCTTCACTCAACACAGTGATCTGTCTTTTAAAGACATTTCAATCTCAGGATTCAGAGAGGTTTTGGAGGGCGTCTGTGAACAGCAAACAGCCAGAATATCTAGAGAAG TGTCATATGTTCATATGGCAAAGCCTCTAGAGGCAAAGACTCCAGatgattttttgcagt ATTTCTCTCAGCTTCACCTGGATCCAAACACTGTACACAAAAAACTCAAACTGTCAGAAGAcaacaggaaaataacattttcaaatgTAGTCCAGAAATATCCTGAGCACCCAGAGCGATTTGATCAATTTACCTACATCATGTGTAGAGAGGGTTTGTACGGTCGCTGTTACTGGGAGGTTGAGTGCAGTGGGGACAATTGGGCTGTAGCAGTTTGTTACAAAGGATTTAGTCGTAAAAGAAAAAATGGTGCCTGTAGTCTTGGCTCCAACAAAATATCCTGGAGATTGTCCTGCAGCTATTTCACTCATGATGATCAGCAAGTCTCAATCCCTGCTCTCTCTTCTTCTAGAATAGGAGTGTATCTGGATCACagagcaggaactctgtccttctacagtgtctctgacacaatgaCTCTACTACACAGagtccagaccacattcactGAACCCCTCTACCCTGCATTTTATACTTACGTTAATTCATCTGTCAGGATCCTAGAGCAGAGCAGAGCTTACACTATTGATTAA